A window from Littorina saxatilis isolate snail1 linkage group LG9, US_GU_Lsax_2.0, whole genome shotgun sequence encodes these proteins:
- the LOC138977134 gene encoding dynein axonemal heavy chain 10-like, translating into MSSELDDVAKSLFNGVIPYIWRRLAPETLKSLGNWMIHFERRFKLYDGWVTDVEPSVMWLSGLHIPESYLTALVQATCRMNGWPLDKSTLYTSVTQWADPEDVTEVASQGTFVCGLYLEGAGWDVENSCLIRQRPKQLIQELPVLKIIPIESHRLKLQNTFRTPVYTTSQRRNAMGVGLVFEADLSTSEHISLGQAEFL; encoded by the exons ATGAGCAGTGAGCTGGATGACGTAGCCAAGAGTCTTTTTAATGGCGTCATTCCCTACATCTGGCGCCGTCTGGCCCCCGAGACGCTCAAGTCGCTCGGCAACTGGATGATCCACTTTGAGAGACGGTTCAAGCTCTACGATGGATGG GTGACCGACGTTGAACCGTCAGTGATGTGGTTGTCGGGTCTGCACATCCCCGAGTCCTACCTGACGGCCCTCGTGCAGGCCACGTGCAGGATGAATGGCTGGCCGCTGGACAAGTCCACGCTCTACACCTCCGTCACCCAGTGGGCTGACCCCGAAGACGTCACGGAAGTGGCGTCACAAG GGACGTTTGTTTGCGGCCTGTACCTGGAAGGGGCTGGGTGGGACGTGGAGAACAGCTGCCTCATCCGCCAGAGACCCAAGCAGCTCATCCAGGAGTTGCCCGTCCTCAAGATCATCCCCATTGAATCTCATCGCCTCAAACTGCAG AACACTTTTCGCACACCAGTGTACACTACGTCACAGCGACGGAACGCTATGGGCGTGGGACTGGTGTTTGAAGCCGACCTGTCCACTTCTGAACACATCAGCCTGGGACAGGCTGAATTtctttaa